The Takifugu flavidus isolate HTHZ2018 chromosome 16, ASM371156v2, whole genome shotgun sequence genome contains the following window.
CTGATGCTGACGTGGAAAGTTTGGACCTGCAGTTGTTTCAGAGCTGTTTTCTTCCGCTTAACCGTAGTTCTGTTTTAACGTATCACTGTTATAGAAGAGCAGTATTTTTGAAAGAATTTGGTCTGGCGATACTGAATATCAGTAGGAGGTATGATTAAGGCACTGTGGTTTGTTTCGTTCTCCTGTCGGGGGCCGCTTTTACCAGTTCCTCTGCAGCCATCCTGACACGTACTCATacaccagcagcatcacagcccCACCTGCACAGAGAGAAGACCACCACAGTCAAGCTGACCAACagcggctaatgctaacgagGAAATTCactgagtggatggatggatgagaaaaGATGAGCCGGTCCACTAATTATATTTTTATGACTGCGTACACGGGGCAAAATGGTCTGAATTAAGGGTATAATTGCACACGTTCTGCTTTCATTCCAGCAGAAACAATCACAAATAGCCCAGGCCACGAAAGCCACATTAACCCTGAACCATCAGCTCAAGCTGcgttagcatctgttagcatctTACCTGGTCCCAGACGCATTATTTTGGGTACCAGTCCTTTGTAGAGTGCCAAGTACctggaaaaaacacagaaaagggtTTCAGGAAATCATGTACATGTATGTGCACTTgcttgagagtgtgtgtgtgtgtgtggtgtgtgtgtgtgtatggcgACTTGTGGCCTGTCTGTCTACTTCCCTCGCCTGTCTCTCACCCCGTCAGGTTCACAGCTGGGGTCTAATGGCCAGCGGAGTCAAAGACCTGCCCCTTAATGCATTCAAGGTGACCGGCGGCCGCCTGCCTACGCCGAGTGCTCCCGGTCCCGCTCCCTGCCCCCGCCACTGATGGCGTTAATAAGGCTCGACCCACTTCCTCCCCGGCCCTCTGTCTGATTAGATTGACCCGTAGAGCGCGGCGTGCCTCGTTAGGGTCTGCTTAACGACATCTCCCATAGGGACCACTAATTAGCCGGGACTGTGTTGTGTTAGTGTAGGGGACTGgggatgtcccccccccccctccgtgcaCCCCTGCAACGCCAACATTTCAGCACAGGGCTGCTGGGCTCACTAACTACAAACACGTCGTCCTGGAGGAAGGTGCATCGCAAACACAACGAAAATATGCTAACGTTTACTGTCCAGCTGACGGACGGCAGAAATGAGCGTAGCGTCCATATTTGGTTTCCATTCATCAGATCAAaccgaccccccccctccccgactgCATTGTTAGCGGAGGAAACTCGCACCACATCACCCACTCTAACTTGTTGCCGCAGCTGGAATCATTTGTCTTCTCTGACAGACGGTTTTGGCCGCTCGTCGGCGATGAATTGCTAATGAAGCGGTCCAAGTGTCTCTTTAGCCCCCGGTGCGGCGGCGACGTGGACGCTCACCCCTCCTCCCGGTACACCAGCGCCATGGTCTGGAAACAGGTGCGGTATTTGATCTCCCCGGGCACCGGCTGGGGGCCTTGGATGCGGCTCTTGGCGACGTCGAAGGGGATGTTGACGCAGGAGGAGATGGTTCCGGACACCAGGCCGATGGTGAACTTCCTCAGGAACTCCAGGGTGGGGTCCTGGTCCAAGAGATAAATGGGGATAATTTAACAAGTGCTTTGGACTCGACTATGATGCTacaggagaggaagtggagacgCCGCGCACGGACGATATGTGATGTCTAAAATAATAGATTAAAGCACGAGAGGGCTTGTGCATATAATTGCAAAGCCGGCATGAAAGCTTGGATCATTTTATGGTAGCGGGGGGTAGATTAGGACTTCCTGGCTGTGGCGCagggctctgattggctgaacaGAAGCACATGTTCTTTGAGGAGCCAGCAGAGAGGATTTATAAACAGGGTGCATGCAGGCAGACTGAGGAGGCATATGGGGACAATTTGTGTAATTGGGCTGCGACTGGGCGCAGGGGTATTACTGTACCAAAGAAGCCCAGACTCAGAGAGCTCCGACAGCTAATTGGCCGGGATATTTTTACAAATGACAGCAGCCTCTTTGGTCCGGGCCTTTCTCAAGTGGCTGGACACCCTGAGAGTCGAGGTAAATCAACAGCTAATCCcacttcttctcttttcctccggCGGGCGGTGTGGAATGGGGCTAGCATACCCGCGGCCTAAGCACACCCATCAAGCCACTTCCTAACAGCCTTAAGCAAACATCTCCTCGCACATTCACCTATGAGTGATGATTCCTCCCGCACGCTGTTAAAACAGCCGCGCGGGAGCAGCCCGGATTCGGCCGGCTCAATTTGCAAGTTCATTGTTGCCGACTAAAGGGGATTTGGAGGAACGCCGCCGTCCGTTCGGCCTGCGAGATGTCGGAGCCGCAGTATTTATGCGTCTTCAACAATAGTCATCGTTAGCCTCTCGCAAACATCATTCCATCCGTGTATACAGATGTGGCCCAGCcccacaaagaagaagaagaagaacagagcTATTTGGGTCACCTAGCCACATAATTATCATCCAGAGGAGGATGACCACTCGCTCCTCTGCTCGCCGTGCGTCACTGGAAAAATGCGGAAAATGCAGCGGGCCCGGCAACCTCCCCCTGAAAATAGTCTCTGCTTCCAATTAGTTCATTGGAGTTAATCTAATGCTCCCAGTTTGTACATGTGGAAGGGGCGGATGGTAACATTTCCATTAAACAAAATTAACTTTTGTTTGGGCCATCAGAGCCTGCCGGATGTGTAACCTGAAACTTTGAGGATGTTATGAGGAGCAAACAGATGAGGTATTAGCGGGGCTGATCTTACAAGCTCTTCTCTGATTTTGGCTTCCTCCCTGCTGAGGCCGGCAGCCTCACTAATCATACTGTCAAACACTCGCAACTCTCCCATGAGGCGAAGTGGCTGGGACATGTGTAGCGCGTAGCCTGGAGGCAGCAAAAAGCTGCGTGTAGCCGAGGTTAGAATCTCCTGGCTCTCCGTCTGCTGTGGGCCAGGAAGTGAGGGTGTGTTACCGGGCTGGTGGGGATGGCGTCCTTAACGTTGAAATAGAAGCCAAAGTAGATCATGTTGAAGACTCCGTGGCGTCCCAGCGTCGACGTCAGCCCTTTATTCAGGCCTTTCCGCCCGAACCCGTCCGTCTTTATGATGCGTCTTGCTTGAGCGAACGAGGAGGGTTGCTGTAAGAGAGGGCATCCGCTGAATAAAGCGCAGCTCACACAAACACGTTGCCAGTGATTTATGCCCAACAACCTCTTTGAAGGCGTCTCTGTTGGCCTGCAGGCTGACTTTCACCACCTCGAACGGGTTGACGACAACAGCTTCAGTCAAGCCTGCGCCCAGCCCTGCGACGGACAGCGCCTGCAGGAGGAAGGACGGGGTTTCAGAGCACGTTGGGGTCCAGACTCGCCTCTTTTTATGCATCTTAGATGGACATTTGCTCGTTTTTTTCCTGGTGTCGGTCGTTGTTTGACAGACGCTAGAGACGCCCGTGCTTATTATCGTCGAGAGGACCCAACAAAATGGAGGAAACGGGATCGTGAGAGTTTTTCGGGGTGAAATACGGGAGATTCCAAATGTCTCGGCAACAGAGGGCGGACGACAAATTGCGGCGCGAGGGTAGTGTTGTGAAGGCACCTGAGTGTTTGCTGTAACTTGAGCTCCTCTGCTCGCTGTGGGCTGGCTCAGCGTACATGTTAGTGCATGTGAGCATGGCTGCCCGTCCCTTTCTACCCTCCAAAGTCTGTTTTAAGGCAAGTTAGCCATGAAAAGGTTCTCCCAGGAACCATTGTGTTGCAGTGTGAAACTGACAACCTTGATGAAACAAACCCAATTAGAGGGGAGTTTCCATAGCAACTGTGACTGTTGGGACTGCAGACGTCAGAAGGTTGCGTCCCCACCTTCTCAAACTCAATGCCAGGGTGGACGTGCTGTTCAATGAGGGCTCGGGCTCGTGTTACTGATGTTAACAGTTAAACAGAAGCGTTTGCGTTCTCATCTCGTTGCCAACGTTAGCAAGAGCGACTTCAAATCCAGAGTGACGGCAGGTCAAGACTAAAGATTAGCTTTGGTACAGAGGAGAGTTAGCAGACAGTAGCTAGCTGGTGGCGCTAACTGTAGCTATTTATTGAGTGCAAGTCAGGCTAAAATGCTACTGGCCGCTCCGATCCTCTGCTTAGAAAATACAGATTTAGGCACCAGTTGCCGAAATACTCATTTCTGTCCCTTCTGGAATTAAAAACCATCCAGATTCAAGTTTCTTATTTTTCCTTAAACCGTGCCATCGTTTTGATACGCGTCCGACCCCTTTGTAAACATAATCAAGTGTTTTAGTTGCATAAATCTGGGTTAATCCTGAAGCATGTGGTGGTTGTTTTAAATATATCTCCACTTTTTGGAGGGTCTAAATGTAAACAGGCTGTTTGGTTAACAGAACCAACTGTCCATGGTGTCTTAATCCCAccataataaaacaaaaccaatcAAGTAATTTCTGTAAAATAAACTTGTCGATATTCCTTCATAGTTTCTGATGAGACACTTGAAACTGAAGcctattaacacacacacacacacacacacacacacacacacacacacacacggtttaaTTTGTGCCAACGGTGAGGCGGCAACATGCATGTTTATCAAGATTTAAACACACGCGTCACTAAAATGTGCTCACATCACTTAGAACAAAAGATCGATGAAATCCTCCTCTGACTTTTCCAGACACACCCCTGCGGACTGATGTGGGCGTTTGTACATATGAggaatttctttaaaaacacactcacacacacgcacgacaAACAACTGTGTGAGTATGCCGCggcaaagaaaacaagaacccgaaaaacaagcaaacacaacCTGTGTGACAGAGGCGCCATAAATGCTGCTGGACTAATTTGATGACCAAGGATCAGAAAAAACCACAAATGTCACATATGGGTGCGTGCGCGCTCACACGGAAGTAATGGAACCATGTCGGGACCGCGTCTACGGCTCATTACTCTTCCTGGCTCTTTATCCTGCGACCATCTTCTCACACATCTTTGTGATGTTTACACAGCCAGGAAACCGGCCTGGATTCGTGTTATTGGGTCTTTAATTGAAATGAAGGTACTCTGTGGCGGGCAGCGGTCTATTAGAGACTGTCTGTAGGTGAACAGGTGTGATTTCGGTAGGAGGGGGGGCtctgggaggaggggagggtgaaGGGGGAGATTGAGAGATagcgagggaggaggaggagtgcagggtGATGGATAGGGCAGGTAAACATTTCTCCACCAGCGGTTGTTCACACAACGCTGCTTTCCAGGTGAGCCATCCATCACGCCTGACGCTTGGCTGCCACCTGAATAGCTGGTGTGTGACGGCCACACCCTGGCCATGCAAATCTGTCCAAATTTGTCCAGCTACAACACAGACCAGGGACGGAGCCATTGAGACAGGTGGTGGGACCAGAGTACAAATGATGCTATTGATGCTAATCGCGCTAATAAGGAAGCAACGTTTTGGATATAGTGTTGTAAAAATAGCAGAATCAGCAAGACTAGCGTGTTAGCATAGACGCTAAACGTCGACACATAATCAGCATTGGAACAGCTGAAATATGGTGCAGAGCAGCACGGGCGGCGCAGCTcagttctgcagggttctgagAAAAGTAAATTAAAGTAGCTTCTGTTCAAATAAAACGTGCAATTTAAACTAAATTGTCCAGAGTAGTTTTAGTTCTACGCCGCTTCCTTGATGGTTGACCAGAACTCCCAACATTGTGTTGTTGTATGAAATTCACTTCATTTCTGGTTTGGAAACACAAACTCACATTAACCCCTGCAGCCCCAGACTCCACATTAGTGGGAACAAAGAGCTCAGTGCTAACAGGAAGTGTTACACCAAAGCTTGTGTGTTCCAAAATAGTTTTTGGCCTCACTGGGTGTAACGCTCTTTCTGGCCCAGCcggagtgtgtttgtttttccggGTAACAGTGTGTTCAGGTGTCGTGTGTGCTGGACTCACAACGCCCGGGGACAAAGGGGTCAAATTCAGCAACTTCTTGTACTGCTCAAAGGTGAAAAACTgcggagagaagagaaagataaATGagctgttgccgtggcgacgcGCGTTAAAACGCTGACACCGATATAACTCATCGGCGATGGCGCAGACACGCCGCTGGAGGCGGAGTGCGTGAGACAGAGACGATTCCGAGGAAGAGGCTTGTGGGGGTGTGTCTGACGTCACGCTGGCCGTCTTAATCTGGGCGCCGTTTCACAACTTTGCTtgctacacacaaattatcagcccatcaaatatgccagATGATATTTACTGGGCCAAAAGGAAGGAGCGGTCACGGGTTCCGTGCTAGCGCCATGCTAGCGCCTCCTGTTACACCCCTCAGCTCACCTTCACGGCCCTCTTCGGCGTCTCAGCCACGATTGGCGGCAGGATTCCCTTGTAGAAGCCGAAGATtctgcagacagagaggagaaatttACTTGATGGTCGACCCCCAGGTGCCACCAACTGGGATTTATGGAAAAATGGTCTTCTTTGAGGGCCGATCCTGGACCGGCTGTACCATTAAAACCACAGATAAAGgtttactcctcctcctcctcctcttcacgcctgaggctgctgggatggaCGCCAGCATGACCATCAAACGCCTCAACATCAGGGTGGTTTTAAGGTTGTTGCAGTCTGTGATAATTAGTCTTCTGGACGGTTGGCTTAGCAAAACAAATCACTGGACACGGCCGCATTTATGAACTTCATGCACGACCACAAAACAATTACGGTCCCTGTTTGAGCGGCGTAAGCTGGGAAATGTAATTTATCAAGTGCTTCACACGTGTTTGTAGACTTTGTATTGTATAATGTGACAGCCTCGGGCGTAAATTACACCCCAAAAGGGGACACATGGAGCGTAATTGAGTAAACAAATTCATTTTCCATAACTAATTTCTTAATTTTGTCACACTGCGTGGGAATAAATGGCAACCACATGTCGAAGACAATCAGCGAAGACAATCATGAGCGATCTTAATGCAGCAGAGACACGGATTTACTGACTTCAGGCCCGTCGGGCTCCAGAAATCTGGATCCTACATCTCATATCATGCAACAAATTGCTGCTACGGGCTGAGCTGAGCTACGTTCATGATGTCATTTGGGGTATTTCTGCACCAACTGAACTGCTTCAAAGATGCGAGTGGAGCTACTAATCGGGTTTATATTTCCCAACACCCGCGCGCTCCTTCCAGCCGCCGCTTTGATGAATGTGCGCGGCTACCGCTCGCCTACTTCCAAGCCTTCAGAATGTAAACAGAAAATATAGTGCCGCTGTTTGGCAAAATCACTGCTGAGATATATCCTGAAACCACAAACGCTGGCAGAGAATTTCTGCAGAGGAAatgatttaagtgtttttttcaTGACTCCACGTTCTGTACGTTTCAAAGGGCAACAGCTGTATAATTTCAGTCAATTTGGTGCTCTAGCTTAGCTTTGCTCGCTCATAAATCCAGCCGATTTAACATGCGAGCCGGTGCCaggaaaatgataaaataagtTACGTACGGAGAGAAAAGCCTGGATAAAACGCAGGTCGTGGCGTCATTTCCATGTGGGAGAATGTTTCTGTAAATCTTTTAAGGATTTAAATGCTTCGGAATCATTTACAGTTTGGACCTGTCCCATTCAAACAATGAAAATTCTcccaggaaaacaggcaggaatgTAAATTACTGATGAATATCTGCTCAGGCAGTTTCAGGACAGCAAGTACACCTCACAGCTCAGTCTTCCACATCAGGTCCACCCTTACTAAAGTCCTGTGAGGGAccggtcacctgtgtcacctgtggcacctgtgtcacctgtgcgGGGCGTCGTCCTGCCTCCACCCCTCTTCCCAGGACCGAGTGCTTCCCTCCTTGGGCCAAAAAGGAGGATTCAAAAGAAAACCTGAAGGCCCTGAAGATTCAGACTATTTACAGAACTTGACAGAAGCAGAAACCTGGAGGTTTGAGCCTTAATGTTTGGGTTGTTCGGCCGGTTCTCCATGAGAACCTGACCAGCCTTTGACGTGCAAGAAGGTACAAGCACAATAAAGATGGCAGATCACTCAGATATCTAATTTCCCTTAATCTCGGGAGGCTAACCCTACTCATCAGACATCAAAGCTTGAGACTTGATAAGAGTCAGCTAAAGTTCTTTCCTTTTCAAATGATCATTTAAagatattgggggggggggtcagttaTATTGTTATCCCCACCCTCCCACCGGGGGATCATTCTGTTTACAGACGTGTGCTTTAAAACGGTTGAAATAGGTAAATAACTCAATCAGGTCTTGTCACGTAGGTCAGGCGTGTGGGATGTCGCAGCCCCTGGCGGTGAGGATGTGAACCGACATC
Protein-coding sequences here:
- the slc25a21 gene encoding mitochondrial 2-oxodicarboxylate carrier isoform X2 produces the protein MTAQKPRSMLREASHQIIAGGSAGLVEICLMHPLDVVKTRFQIQRGSSDPNSYKSLGDCFRTIFRNEGIFGFYKGILPPIVAETPKRAVKFFTFEQYKKLLNLTPLSPGVALSVAGLGAGLTEAVVVNPFEVVKVSLQANRDAFKEQPSSFAQARRIIKTDGFGRKGLNKGLTSTLGRHGVFNMIYFGFYFNVKDAIPTSPDPTLEFLRKFTIGLVSGTISSCVNIPFDVAKSRIQGPQPVPGEIKYRTCFQTMALVYREEGYLALYKGLVPKIMRLGPGGAVMLLVYEYVSGWLQRNW
- the slc25a21 gene encoding mitochondrial 2-oxodicarboxylate carrier isoform X1, giving the protein MACVGVIHAAMRSMERRPHRAPSEAGLVEICLMHPLDVVKTRFQIQRGSSDPNSYKSLGDCFRTIFRNEGIFGFYKGILPPIVAETPKRAVKFFTFEQYKKLLNLTPLSPGVALSVAGLGAGLTEAVVVNPFEVVKVSLQANRDAFKEQPSSFAQARRIIKTDGFGRKGLNKGLTSTLGRHGVFNMIYFGFYFNVKDAIPTSPDPTLEFLRKFTIGLVSGTISSCVNIPFDVAKSRIQGPQPVPGEIKYRTCFQTMALVYREEGYLALYKGLVPKIMRLGPGGAVMLLVYEYVSGWLQRNW
- the slc25a21 gene encoding mitochondrial 2-oxodicarboxylate carrier isoform X3 yields the protein MHPLDVVKTRFQIQRGSSDPNSYKSLGDCFRTIFRNEGIFGFYKGILPPIVAETPKRAVKFFTFEQYKKLLNLTPLSPGVALSVAGLGAGLTEAVVVNPFEVVKVSLQANRDAFKEQPSSFAQARRIIKTDGFGRKGLNKGLTSTLGRHGVFNMIYFGFYFNVKDAIPTSPDPTLEFLRKFTIGLVSGTISSCVNIPFDVAKSRIQGPQPVPGEIKYRTCFQTMALVYREEGYLALYKGLVPKIMRLGPGGAVMLLVYEYVSGWLQRNW